The DNA window GTAGACGCCATCGGGCGCCTTCACCACGCGCTCCACGCGCGCGCGCTGGTCGTTCATCGACCACAGGAGCTTGCGCGGGTCGTGCTGGCAGGAGGAGTCCAGCCGCACCACCATGGCCGCGTTCTCCGCGTCGCGCAGCACCGTGCCATCCACGGCGAAGAGGGGACAGGCGAGGACGGGGAGCGTCTCCTGGATGACCTGCTCCAGCGCCTCGCCGCGCAGGAAGTAGATGCGCGGCGACAGGCGCAGCTTCAGCGTCACGCTCACGTCCACGCCCGGCACGTTGCGCAGCGACACGGTGCCTTCGTTGATTTCACAGCGCACCGGTCCGCAGTCCACGGAGGACACCGCCTCCGAGTGGCTCAGCGCGACGGAGCCCGGTCCGCGCGACACGTCCACGCCGCCCGACTGGATGAGCGGCTGGGTGAGGATGGTGCGCCCGGGCCGCAGGCGGAACGTTTCCAGCTCCACCACGTTGCCGGAGACGTCGTAGGTGGTGACGTCGCGCCCCTGCCGGCCGTGCGGCGGAGTCCAGTAGAGCGCCGTGTCCGTGGGAAGTCCCTTCGCCACCGGCACCGTGCAGCTCGCGGGGCCCTTCTCCGCGGAGGGCGCGAGGCAGAGGTCCTGTCCCTCGATGAGCTTGGCGTTGGCCTCGTTGCGCGGCGTGCCGCTCCAGTAGATGCCCACGTGGTCCAGGCCCACGCCGCGCAGCTCCACGCGGCCGTCGTCCGGGAAGAAGTTCGTGGCGGAGGCGTCCACGCGGGGGAACGTGCCCGTGGCGATGACGGTGACGCGCTCCTCGGTCGTCTCACACTGCGCGGCGGTGGCGGCGACCTTCAGCTCCTGCACGCGTGCGTCGTCCTGCTCCACGCGGGGAGGTGGGCGCAGGGTGCGGCCGTCGGACGCCAGCGTCCAGCCAGGGCGCAGCGGGCCACAGACGATGCCCTTGGCGATGACGGGGACACCGGCGCCGCCCTCGGGCACCTGGACGACCGGGGTGGCGGCCGTGGCGAGCCCCGCCACCAGCAACCACGCGACACAGAGGGCGCGGACGAGTTCCATCCCCCCGTTAAACAGCCAGGGTGGGCACCAGCGTCAAGCACCGTCTGCCCCTTCGCCCCCGGGTTGACACGGCACGTATGGTCCCCGAGGACGGCAAGTCCGCGAACCGCCTCTTCGAGCCCCCCGCCGTCCTCGATAAGCCGCGAGAGCCCGGCCTCCCACTTGCGCCGGGCCGCGCGTGTTTCAGCGTTTGCGTGTCAGCAGCACGACGGCGCTGAGAATCGCCGCCATGGCGACCCAGGCCATGGGGGTCATCGTCTCGCCCGCGAAGATGACGCCCAGGAGCACCGCCACCACCGGGTTGACGTACGCGTAGCTGGTGGCCAGCGAGGGGCTGGCGTGCCGCATCAGGTACGCATACGCGCTGTAGCCCAGGAGCGAGCCGAAGGTGACCAGGTACGCGAAGGCCGCCAGCGCGCGCGGCTCTGGCATGGCGGAGATGTGCTCACCGCGCAGCAGGCCGAACGCCAGCATCAGCGCGCCACCGCACAACATCTGCGCGGCGGGCGCCATCAACCCCTTCGGCAGCGACATGCGACGGCCCAGCACGGAGCCCAGCGCCCAGCTCATCGGCGCCACCATGAGCACCACCATGGGGAGCACCCGGCTCCCCAGCTCGGTGCCGAGGTTGAGCAGGATGATGCCGCCGAAGCCCAGCGCCAGCCCCCAGCGCTCCAGCTTTCCGGGCCACTGGCCGAACAGTCCGCCAAACAACGCGGACCACATGGGCAGGCTGCCCACCACCAGCGCCGCCACCCCCGAGGGCACCGTCTGTTGCCCGTACACCACCCCGCCGTTGCCCACGCCCAGCAACATCGCACCCACCACCGCGCACGCGCCCCACTGCTTCGCGGTGGGCACCGGTGCGCCCCGGAGCCACAACACGATGAACAACAGCGCCCCCGCGGTCAGGAAGCGCGCGCCCGCGGTGAGGAACGGCGGCATGCCTCCCTGGAGCACGAAGCGGATGCCCAGGTAGGTAGAGCCCCAGACGAGGTACAGGGTCAGCAGGCACAGGAGGATTCGGCCGCGCTGGGCGCCTGCCTGGAGTGAGTCATTCCCAGGCGAGACGACGGCGGGAGGGGTCGAGGAGATGGTCGAAGCGGACACGGTGCGCGGCTATTAGCGCCCGGCCACCCCGTGGGCCATGTACGCATTGCCATACCCCACAGTCGAGGAATCAGCCGAGCGGTACAGTGCGAGCGCACGCCTGGTCGGGGATGAGGTCGGGTGGATTGAACGCCCGGACGCGCTTTCTTAGACTTGGGTTTCGTGGAGCGCGCGCGGCAGCTTGGGGCGCCGCTTGCTCCAGAGTGAGAGCGTCTGGATGTCCGAAGAGCTGGGTGAACGCGAGAAGGACGTCCTGCGAGCGGTGGTGCAGGAGTACATCTCCACCGGAGGCCCGGTGGGGAGCCAGCAGCTCGCTCGCCGCCCTGGTTTCGACGTCTCCTCGGCCACCATGCGCAACGTGCTGGCGGACCTGGAGGAGCTGGGCTTCCTCGAGAAGCCGCACACCTCCGCGGGCCGTGTCCCCACCGACGCGGGCTACCGCTTCTACGT is part of the Myxococcus landrumus genome and encodes:
- the yedA gene encoding drug/metabolite exporter YedA; the encoded protein is MSASTISSTPPAVVSPGNDSLQAGAQRGRILLCLLTLYLVWGSTYLGIRFVLQGGMPPFLTAGARFLTAGALLFIVLWLRGAPVPTAKQWGACAVVGAMLLGVGNGGVVYGQQTVPSGVAALVVGSLPMWSALFGGLFGQWPGKLERWGLALGFGGIILLNLGTELGSRVLPMVVLMVAPMSWALGSVLGRRMSLPKGLMAPAAQMLCGGALMLAFGLLRGEHISAMPEPRALAAFAYLVTFGSLLGYSAYAYLMRHASPSLATSYAYVNPVVAVLLGVIFAGETMTPMAWVAMAAILSAVVLLTRKR